The following coding sequences lie in one Homalodisca vitripennis isolate AUS2020 chromosome X, UT_GWSS_2.1, whole genome shotgun sequence genomic window:
- the LOC124369964 gene encoding sterol carrier protein 2 isoform X3, with the protein MAGLPVKVYVIGVGMTKYYNPGRRDNFDYPQMAVESVGRAMADAKIDRSEIQQACVGYVYGDSASGQRALYEAGIMNIPIFNVNNNCSTGSSALMLAKQIIQSGNASCVLALGFEKMERGSLSSKFDDRTNPMDKHVQKMVDLVGLDAAPLTAQLFGNAGIEHMARFGTTPQHMAKIAYKNHKHSVNNPYSQFQEEYSMDMILQSPRVFGPLTKLQCCPTSDGSAAAILANEEFVIQHGLQANAVLIVGMEMCSDLPTTFSSNSLMNLVGYDMTRCAAQKLFSKTNYRPADVDVIELHDCFSANEMITYEALGLCPPGRAGEFIDSGNNTYGGRHVVNPSGGLISKGHPLGATGIAQCAELCWQLRGLAGRRQVPGASLALQHNIGLGGAVVVALYQKAFPGPQIGHYLTGVVEDPSVFKATPLFAVLEGAMKDDKENLIEKVRGIYCFKVKNSAGNEGMWIINAKVGKGKVEYNGKDKPDVTFIMNDEDVTDLISGKLNPQKAFFQGKIKIQGNMGLALKLTELQKRASSRIEELRAKL; encoded by the exons CCAGGGAGGAGGGACAACTTTGATTATCCCCAGATGGCGGTAGAGTCCGTGGGCAGAGCTATGGCGGATGCAAAAATCGACCGCTCCGAGATCCAACAGGCCTGTGTGGGATACGTTTACG GTGACTCAGCATCTGGACAGCGAGCACTGTACGAGGCGGGTATCATGAATATTCCAATCTTCAATGTGAACAACAACTGCTCAACTGGGTCTTCAGCACTGATGCTGGCCAAACAAATCATACAGTCGGGTAATGCCAGCTGTGTGCTTGCCCTGGGATTCGAGAAGATGGAGAGAGGCTCTCTGTCGTCCAAG TTTGACGACAGAACCAATCCTATGGATAAACATGTGCAGAAAATGGTGGATCTAGTGGGCTTGGACGCTGCACCTCTCACAGCTCAGTTGTTCGGCAACGCAGGGATCGAACATATGGCACGTTTCGGAACCACTCCCCAACACATGGCTAAAATCGCATATAAGAACCATAAACATTCTGTGAACAACCC GTACTCTCAATTCCAGGAAGAGTACTCTATGGATATGATCCTCCAATCACCAAGAGTGTTTGGTCCCCTCACCAAGTTGCAGTGTTGTCCGACATCTGATGGGTCAGCAGCTGCCATACTAGCCAATGAGGAGTTCGTTATTCAACATGGACTCCAAGCAAATGCTGTGCTCATTGTGGGAATGGAGATGTGCTCAGATCTACCAACCACTTTCAGCTCCAACAGCCTCATGAACTTG GTGGGCTACGATATGACACGTTGTGCAGCTCAGAAGCTGTTCAGCAAAACCAATTATAGGCCGGCAGATGTGGATGTCATAGAACTGCATGATTGCTTCTCGGCCAACGAAATGATAACTTATGAGGCTCTAGGACTCTGTCCCCCTGGCCGGGCTGGGGAATTCATTGACAGTGGTAACAACACCTACGGTGGGCGTCACGTGGTGAACCCCAGCGGTGGACTGATATCCAAGGGTCATCCACTCGGAGCTACAG GGATCGCACAATGTGCCGAGTTGTGCTGGCAGCTGCGAGGACTGGCTGGGAGGCGACAAGTACCCGGAGCTTCCTTAGCTCTGCAGCACAACATAGGACTGGGCGGTGCCGTCGTTGTCGCTCTTTACCAGAAGGCCTTCCCAGGACCTCAAAT TGGACACTACTTAACCGGTGTTGTTGAGGATCCTTCGGTCTTCAAGGCCACTCCCCTTTTCGCCGTGCTTGAGGGAGCCATGAAGGATGACAAGGAGAACCTCATTGAGAAAGTACGAGGCATCTACTGCTTCAAGGTGAAAAACTCTGCAGGGAATGAGGGGATGTGGATCATCAATGCCAAGGTTGGCAAAGGCAAAGTGGAATACAACGGAAAAG ATAAACCAGATGTCACATTCATAATGAATGATGAAGATGTGACTGACCTGATCTCGGGGAAACTAAACCCACAGAAAGCCTTCTTTCAAGGCAAGATCAAGATCCAAGGGAACATGGGGCTAGCCCTGAAACTGACTGAACTTCAGAAGAGGGCATCTAGTAGGATTGAGGAACTTCGAGCCAAGCTTTAA
- the LOC124369964 gene encoding sterol carrier protein 2 isoform X1, giving the protein MAVESVGRAMADAKIDRSEIQQACVGYVYGDSASGQRALYEAGIMNIPIFNVNNNCSTGSSALMLAKQIIQSGNASCVLALGFEKMERGSLSSKFDDRTNPMDKHVQKMVDLVGLDAAPLTAQLFGNAGIEHMARFGTTPQHMAKIAYKNHKHSVNNPYSQFQEEYSMDMILQSPRVFGPLTKLQCCPTSDGSAAAILANEEFVIQHGLQANAVLIVGMEMCSDLPTTFSSNSLMNLVGYDMTRCAAQKLFSKTNYRPADVDVIELHDCFSANEMITYEALGLCPPGRAGEFIDSGNNTYGGRHVVNPSGGLISKGHPLGATGIAQCAELCWQLRGLAGRRQVPGASLALQHNIGLGGAVVVALYQKAFPGPQIGHYLTGVVEDPSVFKATPLFAVLEGAMKDDKENLIEKVRGIYCFKVKNSAGNEGMWIINAKVGKGKVEYNGKDKPDVTFIMNDEDVTDLISGKLNPQKAFFQGKIKIQGNMGLALKLTELQKRASSRIEELRAKL; this is encoded by the exons ATGGCGGTAGAGTCCGTGGGCAGAGCTATGGCGGATGCAAAAATCGACCGCTCCGAGATCCAACAGGCCTGTGTGGGATACGTTTACG GTGACTCAGCATCTGGACAGCGAGCACTGTACGAGGCGGGTATCATGAATATTCCAATCTTCAATGTGAACAACAACTGCTCAACTGGGTCTTCAGCACTGATGCTGGCCAAACAAATCATACAGTCGGGTAATGCCAGCTGTGTGCTTGCCCTGGGATTCGAGAAGATGGAGAGAGGCTCTCTGTCGTCCAAG TTTGACGACAGAACCAATCCTATGGATAAACATGTGCAGAAAATGGTGGATCTAGTGGGCTTGGACGCTGCACCTCTCACAGCTCAGTTGTTCGGCAACGCAGGGATCGAACATATGGCACGTTTCGGAACCACTCCCCAACACATGGCTAAAATCGCATATAAGAACCATAAACATTCTGTGAACAACCC GTACTCTCAATTCCAGGAAGAGTACTCTATGGATATGATCCTCCAATCACCAAGAGTGTTTGGTCCCCTCACCAAGTTGCAGTGTTGTCCGACATCTGATGGGTCAGCAGCTGCCATACTAGCCAATGAGGAGTTCGTTATTCAACATGGACTCCAAGCAAATGCTGTGCTCATTGTGGGAATGGAGATGTGCTCAGATCTACCAACCACTTTCAGCTCCAACAGCCTCATGAACTTG GTGGGCTACGATATGACACGTTGTGCAGCTCAGAAGCTGTTCAGCAAAACCAATTATAGGCCGGCAGATGTGGATGTCATAGAACTGCATGATTGCTTCTCGGCCAACGAAATGATAACTTATGAGGCTCTAGGACTCTGTCCCCCTGGCCGGGCTGGGGAATTCATTGACAGTGGTAACAACACCTACGGTGGGCGTCACGTGGTGAACCCCAGCGGTGGACTGATATCCAAGGGTCATCCACTCGGAGCTACAG GGATCGCACAATGTGCCGAGTTGTGCTGGCAGCTGCGAGGACTGGCTGGGAGGCGACAAGTACCCGGAGCTTCCTTAGCTCTGCAGCACAACATAGGACTGGGCGGTGCCGTCGTTGTCGCTCTTTACCAGAAGGCCTTCCCAGGACCTCAAAT TGGACACTACTTAACCGGTGTTGTTGAGGATCCTTCGGTCTTCAAGGCCACTCCCCTTTTCGCCGTGCTTGAGGGAGCCATGAAGGATGACAAGGAGAACCTCATTGAGAAAGTACGAGGCATCTACTGCTTCAAGGTGAAAAACTCTGCAGGGAATGAGGGGATGTGGATCATCAATGCCAAGGTTGGCAAAGGCAAAGTGGAATACAACGGAAAAG ATAAACCAGATGTCACATTCATAATGAATGATGAAGATGTGACTGACCTGATCTCGGGGAAACTAAACCCACAGAAAGCCTTCTTTCAAGGCAAGATCAAGATCCAAGGGAACATGGGGCTAGCCCTGAAACTGACTGAACTTCAGAAGAGGGCATCTAGTAGGATTGAGGAACTTCGAGCCAAGCTTTAA
- the LOC124369964 gene encoding sterol carrier protein 2 isoform X2 — protein MERGSLSSKFDDRTNPMDKHVQKMVDLVGLDAAPLTAQLFGNAGIEHMARFGTTPQHMAKIAYKNHKHSVNNPYSQFQEEYSMDMILQSPRVFGPLTKLQCCPTSDGSAAAILANEEFVIQHGLQANAVLIVGMEMCSDLPTTFSSNSLMNLVGYDMTRCAAQKLFSKTNYRPADVDVIELHDCFSANEMITYEALGLCPPGRAGEFIDSGNNTYGGRHVVNPSGGLISKGHPLGATGIAQCAELCWQLRGLAGRRQVPGASLALQHNIGLGGAVVVALYQKAFPGPQIGHYLTGVVEDPSVFKATPLFAVLEGAMKDDKENLIEKVRGIYCFKVKNSAGNEGMWIINAKVGKGKVEYNGKDKPDVTFIMNDEDVTDLISGKLNPQKAFFQGKIKIQGNMGLALKLTELQKRASSRIEELRAKL, from the exons ATGGAGAGAGGCTCTCTGTCGTCCAAG TTTGACGACAGAACCAATCCTATGGATAAACATGTGCAGAAAATGGTGGATCTAGTGGGCTTGGACGCTGCACCTCTCACAGCTCAGTTGTTCGGCAACGCAGGGATCGAACATATGGCACGTTTCGGAACCACTCCCCAACACATGGCTAAAATCGCATATAAGAACCATAAACATTCTGTGAACAACCC GTACTCTCAATTCCAGGAAGAGTACTCTATGGATATGATCCTCCAATCACCAAGAGTGTTTGGTCCCCTCACCAAGTTGCAGTGTTGTCCGACATCTGATGGGTCAGCAGCTGCCATACTAGCCAATGAGGAGTTCGTTATTCAACATGGACTCCAAGCAAATGCTGTGCTCATTGTGGGAATGGAGATGTGCTCAGATCTACCAACCACTTTCAGCTCCAACAGCCTCATGAACTTG GTGGGCTACGATATGACACGTTGTGCAGCTCAGAAGCTGTTCAGCAAAACCAATTATAGGCCGGCAGATGTGGATGTCATAGAACTGCATGATTGCTTCTCGGCCAACGAAATGATAACTTATGAGGCTCTAGGACTCTGTCCCCCTGGCCGGGCTGGGGAATTCATTGACAGTGGTAACAACACCTACGGTGGGCGTCACGTGGTGAACCCCAGCGGTGGACTGATATCCAAGGGTCATCCACTCGGAGCTACAG GGATCGCACAATGTGCCGAGTTGTGCTGGCAGCTGCGAGGACTGGCTGGGAGGCGACAAGTACCCGGAGCTTCCTTAGCTCTGCAGCACAACATAGGACTGGGCGGTGCCGTCGTTGTCGCTCTTTACCAGAAGGCCTTCCCAGGACCTCAAAT TGGACACTACTTAACCGGTGTTGTTGAGGATCCTTCGGTCTTCAAGGCCACTCCCCTTTTCGCCGTGCTTGAGGGAGCCATGAAGGATGACAAGGAGAACCTCATTGAGAAAGTACGAGGCATCTACTGCTTCAAGGTGAAAAACTCTGCAGGGAATGAGGGGATGTGGATCATCAATGCCAAGGTTGGCAAAGGCAAAGTGGAATACAACGGAAAAG ATAAACCAGATGTCACATTCATAATGAATGATGAAGATGTGACTGACCTGATCTCGGGGAAACTAAACCCACAGAAAGCCTTCTTTCAAGGCAAGATCAAGATCCAAGGGAACATGGGGCTAGCCCTGAAACTGACTGAACTTCAGAAGAGGGCATCTAGTAGGATTGAGGAACTTCGAGCCAAGCTTTAA